A window of Pedobacter lusitanus contains these coding sequences:
- a CDS encoding DoxX family protein encodes MKKFPLISLADSLVLLRYAVAFIFLAHATVRVTGGTVNRFGEFLTGKGFIFGTPLVWLITAFELAGGLLLALGYFTKWLSAGFIAILTIGIVIIHAEKGWFVGEHGEGGSEYSVILIIALLVIAASGGRQKE; translated from the coding sequence ATGAAAAAATTCCCACTGATCAGTCTGGCAGACAGTCTTGTCCTTTTGAGATATGCTGTAGCCTTTATATTCCTTGCCCATGCGACCGTAAGGGTAACGGGTGGAACGGTCAATCGTTTTGGTGAATTTTTAACGGGTAAAGGGTTTATTTTTGGTACGCCTTTAGTCTGGCTCATCACTGCCTTTGAACTGGCTGGCGGACTACTGCTGGCACTGGGTTATTTCACCAAATGGCTGAGTGCGGGTTTTATCGCCATACTGACTATTGGTATAGTGATTATTCATGCCGAAAAAGGCTGGTTTGTAGGTGAACATGGAGAAGGCGGCTCTGAGTATAGTGTTATTCTGATTATAGCACTTCTGGTTATTGCAGCATCCGGCGGCAGACAAAAAGAATAA
- a CDS encoding DUF6268 family outer membrane beta-barrel protein, translating into MFKKIQPLKNSLVLLLLLTGTSVYAQFSPVNTIDINTIYVPETKYQQKDGNVQNAEKTQKRIDLGYSFLISDKFDPVTKKVSRWTGMIDGSYTQLSKKASDKDMTPERLFSSTLGVSHFHTLKNNWSMVGLLSAGINSDLKKIDYHDLYINGGVLFIKTPHPGFSYGFGGFVMNALNAPILLPGLMLHFQTEGKFKFNIDVPTEVSTAYDLTKKMELKLAVRFRNTSFDTENNADPKRRYLNYMELPAGLEAKWKSKHFDFVLGGGYMILRNFDLKESGIKNLFSEPQINKLGGNMFVTAGIRYRLKPISK; encoded by the coding sequence ATGTTTAAGAAAATTCAGCCATTAAAAAATTCACTTGTTCTTCTTCTCCTGCTAACGGGCACAAGTGTTTACGCTCAGTTTAGTCCTGTTAATACGATTGACATCAATACGATTTATGTCCCGGAAACGAAATATCAGCAGAAGGATGGAAATGTACAAAATGCAGAAAAGACTCAAAAAAGGATTGACCTTGGCTACAGCTTTCTGATCTCAGATAAATTTGACCCGGTTACAAAAAAAGTAAGCCGCTGGACCGGGATGATTGACGGGAGTTATACGCAGCTGAGTAAAAAAGCCAGTGACAAGGATATGACTCCTGAACGGTTATTCAGCAGTACGTTGGGCGTAAGTCATTTTCATACCCTGAAAAATAACTGGTCCATGGTTGGTCTGTTATCTGCAGGAATCAATTCAGATCTTAAAAAGATAGACTATCATGATCTGTATATTAACGGCGGTGTGCTTTTCATTAAAACTCCTCATCCGGGATTTTCCTATGGCTTTGGCGGTTTTGTCATGAATGCACTGAATGCCCCTATTCTTTTACCAGGTCTGATGCTGCACTTCCAGACCGAAGGCAAGTTCAAATTCAATATTGATGTACCTACAGAAGTAAGCACGGCTTATGATCTGACCAAAAAAATGGAGCTTAAACTGGCAGTCAGATTCAGAAATACAAGTTTTGATACAGAAAACAATGCTGATCCTAAAAGACGCTATCTGAACTATATGGAACTTCCTGCAGGACTGGAAGCTAAATGGAAAAGCAAACACTTTGATTTTGTGCTGGGCGGAGGTTATATGATTCTGAGAAATTTCGATCTGAAGGAAAGTGGTATAAAAAATCTGTTCTCAGAACCACAGATAAATAAATTAGGCGGCAATATGTTTGTTACTGCCGGAATCAGATACAGACTGAAACCAATTTCGAAATAA
- a CDS encoding SDR family oxidoreductase has translation MNLSNHTVLISGGTAGIGFEIAKLLTEKGNHVIITGRDQKRLDEAVSKLDNVTGILFDTTKEEEVDRLVSRIGADFPSLNVVINNAGLAYAYDVTAGLKSWEKAEQEMYTNYVSLIRLTEKMLPHLLKQETAALVNVSSVAALAPHVAVLTYSASKAAVHAYSEGLRLALKDTSVKVFELMPPLVNTEFSKEIGGQENGIPASQVATEFAAAFERNVYEIHVGATAQIFGLARTSPATAFNAINGVEV, from the coding sequence ATGAATCTATCAAATCATACAGTCCTTATATCAGGCGGAACTGCCGGTATTGGATTTGAAATCGCTAAATTATTAACTGAAAAAGGTAATCATGTAATTATCACCGGTCGTGATCAGAAACGTCTGGATGAAGCAGTGTCTAAACTGGATAATGTTACCGGAATATTATTTGATACTACAAAAGAAGAAGAAGTTGATCGTCTGGTCAGCAGAATCGGGGCAGATTTCCCCAGCTTAAATGTAGTCATCAATAATGCAGGTCTTGCTTATGCTTATGATGTCACTGCTGGATTAAAGTCTTGGGAAAAAGCAGAACAGGAGATGTATACGAACTATGTCTCATTAATCCGCCTGACAGAAAAAATGCTTCCGCATTTGCTTAAACAGGAGACAGCTGCGCTGGTAAATGTGAGTTCTGTTGCTGCACTCGCCCCTCATGTTGCAGTACTGACTTACAGCGCAAGTAAAGCAGCTGTACATGCTTATAGTGAAGGTTTGCGTCTGGCTTTAAAAGATACCAGTGTGAAGGTATTTGAACTGATGCCGCCTTTGGTGAACACTGAATTTTCTAAAGAAATAGGCGGGCAGGAGAACGGTATTCCTGCTTCACAGGTGGCAACTGAATTTGCAGCTGCTTTTGAAAGAAATGTATATGAAATTCATGTTGGGGCAACTGCGCAGATATTTGGACTGGCCAGAACTTCGCCTGCAACGGCATTTAATGCCATAAATGGAGTAGAAGTTTAA
- a CDS encoding TetR/AcrR family transcriptional regulator, which produces MNKPYSKAARTRNFIIESTAVIFNKKGYAGTSLTDLTSATGLTKGSIYGNFANKEEVALAVFEYNFSRVNRLTSEKINQAKTFEEKLRCYVDAYRSMMKDTMCRGGCPVLNTATEADDTNSLLRDKAAGVVAAWEESLTRLIQQGIQAGEFKKDVNVRKTALSIVALIEGGIMIAKIRGDMSCMDNVLSTAEMLIDQMII; this is translated from the coding sequence ATGAACAAGCCCTATTCAAAAGCAGCACGTACCCGGAACTTTATTATTGAAAGTACTGCCGTGATTTTTAATAAAAAAGGCTATGCCGGTACCTCGCTTACAGACCTGACCAGTGCAACCGGATTGACAAAAGGGAGTATCTATGGGAATTTTGCCAATAAGGAAGAAGTAGCACTCGCAGTTTTTGAATATAACTTCTCAAGGGTTAACCGTCTGACATCCGAAAAGATTAACCAGGCAAAGACATTTGAAGAAAAACTGAGGTGTTATGTGGATGCTTACAGAAGTATGATGAAAGATACAATGTGCCGTGGGGGCTGTCCGGTGCTGAATACAGCAACAGAGGCAGATGATACCAATAGCCTGCTGAGAGATAAAGCAGCTGGTGTTGTAGCTGCGTGGGAAGAGAGTCTGACCCGCTTAATTCAGCAAGGGATACAGGCCGGTGAGTTTAAAAAGGATGTGAATGTCCGGAAAACTGCTTTGTCAATTGTAGCCCTGATAGAAGGAGGGATCATGATTGCTAAGATAAGGGGAGATATGAGCTGTATGGATAATGTATTAAGCACTGCAGAAATGCTTATAGACCAGATGATAATTTAA
- a CDS encoding glycosyltransferase family 4 protein, with translation MNKKRVLIIGTVWPEPTSSAAGTRMIQLISLFLAEACEVLFVSAASKSDFSFELEAMGVKEYEIKLNDNSFNLFLSEVNPGIVLFDRFMMEEQYGWRVQQECPDALKIIDTVDLHFLRYARQQATKTGKPVELFNDIAKREIAAILRCDLSLLISEAEMNILQEQFRIDPSLIYYLPFLEEELTTAAIQNWKTYEEREGFVFIGNYLHEPNWHTLQLLKTKVWPALRKKLPEAKLHIYGAYPGQKVMQLHNEKERFYVHGRAHDAREVVGSHKILLAPIQFGAGMKGKFIDAMQVGTPSVTTAVGAEAMKGNLDWSGVIEDDPELFTDRAADLYQDKEKWLQAQQNGIRIINVLYGKLQFTAPFMETLSTLAQNLAAHRQHNFIGQILQHHTLNSTKYMSLWIEQKNANKG, from the coding sequence ATGAATAAAAAAAGAGTCCTGATTATCGGAACCGTATGGCCCGAACCCACTTCATCAGCCGCCGGTACAAGGATGATTCAGCTGATCAGTTTATTTCTTGCTGAAGCCTGTGAAGTACTCTTTGTTTCTGCAGCCTCCAAAAGTGATTTCAGCTTTGAGCTGGAAGCAATGGGTGTAAAAGAATACGAGATTAAATTAAATGATAACAGTTTTAATCTTTTTCTGAGCGAAGTCAATCCCGGCATTGTATTATTCGATCGTTTTATGATGGAAGAACAATATGGATGGAGAGTACAGCAGGAATGCCCTGATGCCTTAAAAATTATAGATACCGTAGATCTTCATTTTCTGCGCTATGCCCGTCAGCAGGCCACAAAAACAGGTAAACCTGTAGAACTGTTTAATGATATTGCCAAGCGTGAAATTGCCGCTATATTGCGCTGTGATCTGTCTCTCCTCATTTCGGAAGCAGAGATGAATATTTTACAGGAGCAGTTTCGTATAGACCCTTCTTTAATCTATTATTTACCCTTTTTAGAAGAAGAACTTACTACAGCAGCTATTCAAAACTGGAAAACTTATGAAGAACGGGAAGGTTTTGTATTTATCGGTAATTACCTGCATGAACCTAACTGGCACACACTCCAGCTATTAAAAACAAAGGTCTGGCCAGCCTTAAGAAAAAAGCTGCCGGAAGCAAAACTACATATCTATGGTGCTTATCCAGGTCAGAAGGTGATGCAGTTACATAATGAAAAAGAGAGATTTTATGTTCATGGCCGTGCTCATGATGCCAGGGAAGTTGTGGGAAGCCACAAAATACTACTTGCCCCTATACAATTTGGTGCAGGGATGAAAGGGAAATTTATTGACGCCATGCAGGTAGGTACGCCTTCGGTAACTACCGCTGTCGGGGCAGAAGCCATGAAAGGAAATCTGGACTGGAGCGGAGTAATTGAAGACGATCCTGAACTTTTTACCGATCGGGCTGCCGATCTGTATCAGGATAAAGAAAAATGGTTGCAGGCACAGCAAAATGGTATCAGAATCATTAATGTACTGTATGGAAAATTACAGTTTACAGCACCATTTATGGAAACGCTCAGCACTTTAGCCCAGAACCTCGCCGCACATCGTCAGCATAATTTTATTGGACAGATTCTACAGCACCATACCTTAAACAGCACTAAATATATGTCTTTATGGATTGAACAGAAGAATGCGAATAAAGGCTAA
- a CDS encoding nuclear transport factor 2 family protein gives MKKLLLSFFLIISCVLVRAQQGTPEAATKDETEVAAVVEKLRAAMISGNRSDLESVTSADLTYGHSGGKIQNKAAFIDDITSKRSDFKTIELTKQSVTVQNNVAIVRHVLIADTNDGGKPAHISLGIVLVLKKEKKDWKIIARRAFHVD, from the coding sequence ATGAAAAAATTACTCCTTTCTTTCTTCCTGATCATTTCCTGTGTGCTGGTCAGAGCCCAGCAGGGAACACCTGAAGCTGCTACCAAAGACGAAACTGAAGTTGCTGCTGTAGTTGAAAAATTAAGAGCTGCGATGATCAGCGGTAACAGGTCTGACCTGGAAAGTGTAACCTCTGCAGATTTAACCTATGGTCATTCTGGTGGTAAAATTCAGAACAAGGCAGCTTTTATTGATGATATTACCTCAAAAAGATCGGATTTTAAAACTATTGAGCTCACTAAACAATCAGTTACTGTACAGAATAATGTAGCTATAGTACGTCATGTGCTGATTGCTGATACCAATGATGGAGGAAAACCTGCACATATCAGTCTGGGCATTGTACTGGTTTTAAAGAAAGAGAAAAAAGACTGGAAAATCATTGCCAGACGTGCATTCCACGTTGATTAA
- a CDS encoding SusC/RagA family TonB-linked outer membrane protein, translating to MKRNPLPYFVFLLALVFSTSFAHGAVHRKNLSAYRAVLFQTDTIPKDSVKKDSLKKDTVKKDSAKKDSVKPDVVIPAVVKAVKDTADSQTVQDSVSGKVSDSGGPLIGVVVTVKGGKEKALTDAKGNYRIAAADNAVLVFAYMGYKAKEEPVNKRKTISVLMQTESKVLNEVQVVATGYGTVNRTKLTSSVSSIQADQLKNDVLPTITQAIQGKAGGVQVTQKSGSPGGGLNIRIRGTTSINAGSDPLYVVDGIPVNSTTNFTGGSDFNFGGGTQGINILASINPSDVQSVEILKDAASSSIYGARAANGVVLITTKKGQPGLSTFSFNAYEGFSQVPDERKYKMMNTSEYQDYMKDYYKYLLDANGQPTPVPAGVLANPGTNTNWQNEIFRTAPTRSYELSARGGSEKTQYYTSIGYMRQAGVILNSDFSRLSARLNLDHQHSDKLKFSARVNLTRALNDRIQEENSKEGSTKNGIFAPPNIPVYNPDGGYAYDQVNTNRENPVAMLRLPVNNSQTFRVLASVAAEYKIIPDLTLKTSFGADLSFIDETFFMPPNGIRSFAAQGGIGAQRNTRDQLWVNETTLNYQKTFGNHHIDALAGASVQQSRIQFVDARRSNFPSNDIQYISAGGTITGANSFPEEWSIASGFTRVNYDYKGKYLLTANFRVDGSSRFGVNNRYGTFPSFGAAWRASDEDFLKSNRIISNLKFRTSWGITGNQNIPNYASYSLYSGSNNYLGNPGYVPNVLGDKNLKWETTKQLNFGLDLGLLNNRISLLADYYIKNTSDLLVGISIPSSSGFQNRFTNVGKIQNKGFEFELTTQNLVGALKWNTTFNMSFNRNKVVSLPGGELSGGPGGLNIAREGLPLGSFYGWKMSGVNPQTGLIDYIKQDGSLGAPTDPKDRGIIGNPNPDFYGGITNTFQYKNFDLSIMGQFSYGNDIFNYNLASGLDGSNKTSNGFVDWNRRWRNPGDITDIPRPTPGNFDNTAISDRFVENGSFFRLRNITLGYTLNDKLTQKLKIRSLRVYTTVQNAFLFTKYKGYDPEVSSSHGGPNQGLTYGYDYGSYPQPRIITAGINLTF from the coding sequence ATGAAAAGAAACCCGTTACCGTATTTTGTATTTTTACTCGCACTGGTGTTCAGCACCAGTTTCGCTCATGGCGCTGTTCATAGAAAAAACCTGTCTGCATACCGTGCAGTTTTATTTCAAACCGACACGATTCCGAAAGATTCGGTAAAAAAAGATTCCCTTAAAAAGGACACTGTCAAAAAGGATTCGGCTAAAAAAGATTCGGTTAAACCTGATGTTGTTATACCAGCAGTAGTGAAGGCCGTAAAAGATACTGCAGACAGTCAAACTGTGCAGGATTCTGTCAGTGGTAAAGTTTCTGATTCCGGCGGGCCGCTGATCGGTGTGGTGGTCACTGTAAAAGGTGGAAAAGAAAAAGCGCTGACAGATGCTAAAGGAAATTACAGAATCGCAGCAGCAGATAATGCTGTGCTGGTCTTTGCCTATATGGGGTATAAGGCTAAAGAAGAACCCGTAAATAAGCGTAAAACAATCAGTGTGCTTATGCAGACGGAGTCAAAAGTACTGAATGAGGTACAGGTTGTGGCTACGGGATATGGAACAGTGAACAGGACCAAATTGACCAGTTCTGTTTCCAGTATCCAGGCAGATCAGCTTAAAAACGATGTTTTACCAACGATAACCCAGGCTATCCAGGGTAAAGCGGGTGGAGTTCAGGTTACACAGAAATCCGGATCCCCGGGTGGTGGTCTGAATATCCGTATCAGGGGTACAACTTCAATTAATGCCGGTTCTGATCCCTTATATGTGGTTGATGGTATACCGGTAAACAGTACTACTAACTTTACAGGTGGCAGTGACTTTAACTTTGGGGGAGGGACACAGGGAATCAATATCCTGGCTTCGATTAACCCATCAGATGTACAGTCAGTAGAGATTTTGAAAGATGCCGCTTCTTCTTCCATTTATGGGGCAAGGGCTGCAAATGGCGTGGTGCTGATTACCACCAAAAAAGGTCAGCCGGGCTTAAGTACCTTTAGTTTTAATGCTTATGAAGGATTCTCTCAGGTACCTGATGAGCGGAAATATAAAATGATGAATACCTCGGAATACCAGGATTACATGAAGGATTATTATAAATATCTGCTGGATGCCAATGGTCAGCCTACACCAGTTCCGGCTGGCGTTCTGGCTAATCCGGGAACAAATACCAACTGGCAGAATGAGATCTTCAGAACTGCGCCTACCAGAAGTTATGAATTATCAGCACGTGGTGGATCTGAAAAAACACAATATTATACTTCCATTGGTTATATGCGTCAGGCAGGGGTGATTTTAAACTCTGATTTCAGCCGTCTAAGTGCAAGACTGAATCTGGATCATCAGCACAGCGATAAATTAAAATTCTCTGCCCGTGTAAATCTGACCAGAGCATTGAATGACCGTATACAGGAAGAAAATTCTAAAGAGGGCTCTACCAAAAATGGTATTTTTGCACCTCCTAATATTCCGGTTTATAATCCTGACGGCGGTTATGCTTATGACCAGGTAAATACTAATCGGGAGAACCCTGTTGCCATGCTGCGGCTGCCGGTGAATAATTCACAGACATTCAGAGTACTGGCCAGTGTTGCTGCCGAATATAAAATTATTCCGGATCTGACATTAAAAACCAGCTTCGGTGCAGATCTGAGTTTCATTGATGAGACTTTCTTTATGCCGCCTAATGGTATACGTTCGTTTGCCGCACAGGGTGGAATTGGTGCGCAAAGAAACACAAGAGATCAGTTGTGGGTGAATGAAACGACCCTGAATTATCAGAAAACTTTTGGTAATCATCATATCGATGCGCTTGCGGGTGCTTCTGTGCAACAGTCACGTATCCAGTTTGTGGATGCAAGACGGTCTAATTTTCCTTCCAATGATATCCAGTATATATCTGCAGGAGGAACAATTACCGGTGCAAATTCTTTTCCTGAAGAATGGAGTATAGCTTCAGGATTTACGAGAGTAAATTATGATTATAAAGGAAAATATCTTTTAACTGCGAACTTCAGGGTAGACGGATCTTCAAGATTTGGTGTAAATAACCGTTATGGAACCTTTCCTTCATTCGGAGCGGCCTGGCGTGCCTCTGATGAAGATTTCCTGAAAAGCAATAGGATCATCAGTAATCTGAAATTCAGAACCAGCTGGGGGATAACAGGAAATCAGAATATTCCTAATTATGCCAGTTATTCGTTGTACAGCGGCAGTAATAATTATCTGGGAAATCCAGGTTATGTGCCTAATGTACTGGGGGATAAAAACCTGAAATGGGAAACAACCAAACAGCTGAATTTTGGACTGGATCTTGGATTGCTGAACAACCGGATCTCTTTACTGGCCGATTACTATATTAAAAACACTTCTGATCTGCTTGTAGGTATTTCCATTCCATCGAGCTCTGGTTTCCAGAATCGTTTTACCAACGTAGGTAAAATTCAGAATAAAGGATTCGAATTTGAACTGACTACACAGAATCTGGTAGGCGCATTGAAATGGAATACGACTTTTAACATGTCATTTAACAGGAACAAGGTTGTGTCATTACCGGGAGGTGAGCTTTCCGGAGGGCCGGGAGGCTTAAATATTGCCAGAGAAGGCTTGCCGCTGGGTTCATTTTATGGCTGGAAGATGTCTGGCGTGAATCCTCAGACCGGGCTTATTGATTACATCAAGCAGGATGGCAGTCTTGGTGCACCGACTGACCCGAAAGACCGCGGAATTATCGGTAACCCGAATCCGGACTTTTATGGTGGGATTACCAATACTTTCCAGTACAAAAACTTTGACCTGAGTATTATGGGCCAGTTCTCTTATGGAAATGATATTTTCAATTATAACCTGGCTTCCGGACTTGACGGAAGTAATAAAACAAGTAACGGTTTTGTGGATTGGAACAGACGCTGGAGAAATCCGGGTGATATTACTGACATACCGCGTCCTACACCGGGAAATTTTGATAATACTGCTATTTCTGATCGTTTTGTAGAGAATGGTTCTTTCTTCAGACTGAGAAATATCACACTGGGTTATACTTTGAATGATAAGTTAACACAAAAACTGAAGATCAGAAGCCTGCGTGTTTATACCACAGTACAGAATGCGTTTTTATTTACCAAATACAAAGGATATGATCCTGAAGTAAGTTCCAGCCATGGCGGACCAAATCAGGGGCTGACTTATGGCTATGACTATGGTAGCTATCCTCAGCCAAGAATCATTACTGCAGGTATCAATTTAACTTTCTAA
- a CDS encoding tRNA-(ms[2]io[6]A)-hydroxylase gives MLGLKLLTDPRWANIAESNLEEILTDHAWCEQKAATNAITLIANNSEHMDLVEELTAIAIEEMQHFQMVIELIKKRGYTLGRERKDDYVGRLVKFSRRDGSRNNAFIDRLLFAAMIEARSCERFRVLSLNIKDQELAKFYHDLMISEAGHYTTFLNFARKYTVDVDVDKRWKEWLEFEGELIQSFGNKEAIHG, from the coding sequence ATGCTTGGATTAAAATTATTAACAGACCCGCGCTGGGCAAATATTGCTGAATCAAATTTAGAAGAGATATTGACTGATCATGCCTGGTGTGAACAGAAAGCAGCAACAAATGCTATTACTTTGATTGCCAATAACTCTGAGCATATGGATTTAGTCGAAGAACTGACTGCCATTGCTATTGAAGAGATGCAGCATTTTCAGATGGTTATTGAGCTCATTAAAAAAAGAGGCTATACGCTGGGACGTGAACGCAAGGATGATTATGTGGGGCGCCTGGTTAAATTCAGCCGCAGAGACGGGAGCAGAAATAATGCATTTATTGATCGTCTTTTATTTGCCGCTATGATAGAGGCCAGAAGCTGTGAGCGTTTCCGGGTATTATCATTAAATATTAAAGATCAGGAACTGGCAAAATTTTATCATGATCTGATGATCTCAGAAGCGGGTCATTATACTACCTTTTTAAATTTTGCACGTAAATACACGGTAGATGTTGATGTAGATAAGAGATGGAAAGAGTGGCTGGAATTTGAAGGTGAGCTGATTCAGAGTTTTGGTAATAAAGAAGCTATTCACGGCTAA
- a CDS encoding RagB/SusD family nutrient uptake outer membrane protein, producing the protein MKTISSYILTAAILLSFSSCKKFLDREPIAQITPENIFTSQQGAQSAVMGVYRTQLGPFSYGQSLVIVPEFSARHVNHVSSFPEYVDFKTNSIRIDNPWVQNIWTAGYAAINAANNVVTKVAAMPEGSIDPDKRQQFVKEGRFIRALNYFNLVRAFGDVPLVLAPTGENDNLKIPRNTVAEIYAQIIADLKEASTLPNSYANITETKGRATGNAAKALLAKVYLYNGSVTNTYTEAARLAQEVISTSGTSMPVDFGSIWTTKNTSESIFELQFDAQATNALAGVSNPNASVLFFAEGKSIADLYDAADKRGKFTIYQNTAADARYYIGKYRMFNPAIQNFPVIRLAEIYLIHAEAQARVDGSVSAAAYGSYKKVLDRAGITAPDISSFTSLAAFITAVQHEKRKEMMFEGEAWFDYCRTGLALTEMMSKADPNYYLYPIPDAERRNNPSLTQNKGY; encoded by the coding sequence ATGAAGACGATTTCATCCTATATATTAACAGCAGCAATTTTACTCAGTTTTTCATCCTGTAAAAAATTTCTTGACAGAGAGCCAATTGCGCAGATTACACCAGAAAATATCTTTACCTCACAGCAGGGAGCTCAATCTGCTGTAATGGGGGTATACAGAACACAGCTTGGCCCTTTCTCTTATGGACAATCACTGGTGATTGTTCCTGAATTTTCGGCCAGACACGTGAACCATGTATCCAGTTTTCCGGAATATGTAGATTTTAAGACTAATAGCATCCGTATTGATAATCCCTGGGTACAAAATATCTGGACAGCAGGTTATGCAGCAATTAATGCAGCTAATAATGTAGTGACCAAAGTAGCGGCAATGCCAGAGGGATCAATCGATCCGGACAAAAGACAGCAGTTTGTTAAAGAAGGAAGATTTATAAGAGCACTGAACTATTTTAACCTGGTCAGGGCATTTGGTGATGTGCCTTTGGTTTTAGCTCCGACAGGAGAAAATGATAATCTTAAAATACCCCGCAATACGGTAGCCGAAATTTATGCGCAGATTATTGCGGATCTTAAAGAGGCTTCTACGCTGCCAAACAGCTATGCAAATATTACCGAGACTAAAGGGAGGGCAACTGGTAATGCAGCTAAGGCACTTTTGGCTAAAGTTTACCTGTATAATGGAAGCGTAACGAATACTTACACAGAAGCTGCCAGGCTGGCTCAGGAGGTGATTTCCACAAGCGGCACCTCTATGCCGGTTGACTTTGGTTCTATATGGACTACAAAAAATACTTCCGAATCCATTTTTGAATTACAGTTTGATGCCCAGGCAACCAATGCATTGGCTGGTGTAAGTAACCCGAATGCATCTGTATTGTTTTTTGCAGAGGGAAAATCTATTGCCGATTTATACGATGCAGCAGATAAAAGGGGGAAGTTTACGATTTATCAGAATACAGCAGCAGATGCAAGATACTATATCGGGAAATACAGAATGTTTAACCCGGCCATTCAGAACTTTCCGGTGATCCGTCTGGCAGAAATTTATCTGATTCATGCCGAAGCTCAGGCACGTGTCGACGGGAGCGTGAGTGCAGCAGCTTACGGGTCTTATAAGAAAGTGCTGGACAGAGCTGGTATCACTGCTCCGGATATTTCTTCATTTACTTCTCTTGCCGCGTTTATAACGGCCGTACAGCATGAAAAAAGAAAAGAAATGATGTTTGAAGGAGAAGCCTGGTTTGACTATTGCAGAACAGGGCTGGCTTTGACCGAAATGATGTCTAAAGCTGATCCGAACTACTATTTGTATCCGATTCCGGATGCTGAACGCAGAAATAATCCTTCTTTAACCCAAAATAAAGGGTACTAA
- a CDS encoding oxidoreductase, with protein MSKQKIWFITGASRGFGFDITKAALAAGDKVIATVRKNPENLERAFQHSTNLLVTVLDVISEEQVKNAVERAVQHFGRIDVLVNNAGYGLLAATEEATDAEVRKQYDTNVFGLLNVTRAVLPQLRSQKSGHIINISSLFGYSASAAGFGLYGSTKYAVEGISEGLALELKPFGIHVTAVAPGLFSTDFVSADSYVSSAKILDAYAETVGVVRGVVGQLHGNQPGDPAKLADVIVQLAASENPPLHLPVGKDAVQLFKDSKARVSAEVEAWETISGSTDHIKN; from the coding sequence ATGAGTAAGCAAAAAATATGGTTTATCACCGGAGCTTCAAGAGGTTTCGGATTCGATATCACAAAAGCGGCACTGGCAGCCGGAGATAAAGTCATTGCTACAGTCCGCAAAAATCCTGAAAACCTGGAAAGGGCTTTTCAGCACAGCACTAATCTGCTGGTAACTGTTCTTGATGTCATCAGCGAAGAACAGGTTAAAAATGCAGTCGAAAGGGCAGTTCAGCATTTTGGGAGAATTGATGTACTGGTCAATAATGCCGGATACGGACTGCTGGCAGCAACTGAAGAAGCGACAGATGCAGAAGTCAGAAAACAATACGATACGAATGTATTTGGACTGTTAAATGTTACCAGAGCAGTCTTACCACAGCTGAGAAGCCAAAAGTCAGGACATATTATCAATATTTCTTCTCTTTTTGGTTATAGCGCATCAGCTGCAGGATTTGGCTTATACGGTTCAACAAAATATGCCGTGGAAGGAATCTCTGAAGGGTTGGCATTGGAGCTTAAACCTTTCGGTATTCATGTGACTGCAGTTGCTCCGGGTTTGTTCAGCACTGATTTTGTCTCTGCGGATTCTTATGTTTCTTCGGCTAAGATACTGGATGCCTATGCTGAAACAGTCGGTGTAGTCAGGGGAGTGGTTGGTCAGCTTCACGGTAATCAGCCTGGCGATCCGGCAAAACTGGCAGACGTTATCGTACAGCTGGCCGCCAGTGAAAATCCGCCGCTTCATTTACCTGTTGGAAAAGATGCTGTACAACTATTCAAAGACAGTAAAGCACGGGTTTCTGCAGAAGTTGAAGCCTGGGAAACTATTTCCGGCAGTACTGATCATATTAAAAATTAA